The following coding sequences lie in one uncultured Fibrobacter sp. genomic window:
- a CDS encoding pyridoxamine 5'-phosphate oxidase family protein → MEEVVKFLKECGAYFLATVDGDQPRVRPFGTANIFEGKLYIQTGKSKDCSKQIQKNGKVEICAMNAAGNEWVRVAGTLVRDDRREPKVDMLEHYPELKSMYSPDDDNTETLYFKDATATFYCFTAAPRTIKF, encoded by the coding sequence ATGGAAGAAGTCGTAAAATTTCTCAAGGAATGTGGCGCCTACTTTTTGGCAACGGTAGACGGTGACCAGCCGCGTGTCCGCCCGTTCGGTACCGCCAATATTTTCGAGGGCAAGCTCTATATCCAGACTGGCAAGTCCAAGGACTGCTCCAAGCAGATCCAGAAGAACGGCAAGGTCGAAATCTGCGCGATGAACGCCGCGGGTAACGAGTGGGTCCGCGTTGCCGGCACCCTGGTCCGCGACGACCGCCGCGAACCGAAGGTTGACATGCTGGAGCACTACCCCGAGCTCAAGTCGATGTACTCCCCCGACGACGACAACACCGAGACGCTCTACTTTAAGGATGCGACCGCCACGTTCTACTGTTTCACGGCCGCTCCCCGCACCATCAAATTCTAG